In Ignavibacteriales bacterium, the genomic stretch TGAAACAGGTAAACGAAGACCAGGCAACATCTAGCAGGATGTTAAATGATTTTGCTTCCGGAAATGGTGTGGAAATTCACGAAGTAATGATAGCTGGTGAAAAAGCCAAAACCAGTTTAGACCTGCTTATGGAAATACGAAATAAATCAATTGATATGTTCAAAGAATTAAGTA encodes the following:
- the fliE gene encoding flagellar hook-basal body complex protein FliE, which translates into the protein MGIEGIAGSIKLISPENTIDKSSSPGFGNVFSDFMKQVNEDQATSSRMLNDFASGNGVEIHEVMIAGEKAKTSLDLLMEIRNKSIDMFKELSRI